Proteins encoded in a region of the Aliivibrio fischeri ATCC 7744 = JCM 18803 = DSM 507 genome:
- a CDS encoding ISL3 family transposase, translated as MPNNTFLSSFWKGFQIVKSHKTDSLISITLKPDSPAFCSCGRLSEFTHDTQWRTIKDAMILGTPVELLIQTRRITCLLCGTKTEAISWLKPYSRLTNRLIEYIEQLLPLLPIKHISELTGVHWHTIKNIDKQRLKRVIPDIPWDKLRQLVMDEFAIFKGHRYATVIADAQTHQVLWIGLGRSRTDIRPFFEELGKHAENIEAVAMDMNTAFDLEVKAHCPNARIVYDLFHVVAKYGREVMDRVRVDQANQLKEDKKARRWIKRSRWILLKNRDNLDVNQQSYLDEILSVNHDLMVTHLLGEQLKELWYCDSETQAIELWDVWWQQVNESGIKPLISFARKLKPYLHGIVSSSLYRLNTCTLEGINNKIKLIKRMGYGYRDTDYFFMKIKAAFPGKPR; from the coding sequence ATGCCAAATAATACTTTTTTATCATCCTTCTGGAAAGGTTTTCAGATCGTAAAGTCTCATAAAACTGATTCATTAATCTCTATAACCTTAAAACCTGACTCCCCAGCATTCTGCTCTTGCGGGCGACTCTCTGAATTTACTCACGATACTCAGTGGCGAACTATTAAAGACGCTATGATATTAGGAACTCCAGTTGAACTTTTGATTCAGACTAGGCGCATTACATGTTTGCTATGCGGTACAAAAACGGAAGCAATATCTTGGCTTAAACCATACTCACGCCTGACTAATCGATTGATAGAATATATTGAACAACTGCTGCCTTTGCTGCCGATTAAACATATTTCAGAACTGACTGGAGTACATTGGCACACGATAAAGAATATTGATAAACAACGACTTAAACGAGTTATCCCTGACATACCATGGGATAAATTACGCCAACTAGTGATGGATGAGTTTGCCATATTTAAAGGACATCGATATGCAACAGTGATTGCCGATGCGCAGACACATCAAGTGCTTTGGATTGGTTTAGGTAGAAGCCGAACTGATATCAGGCCTTTCTTTGAAGAGCTTGGTAAGCATGCCGAAAATATCGAAGCAGTGGCTATGGATATGAATACAGCTTTCGATCTCGAAGTGAAAGCTCATTGCCCTAATGCACGTATTGTATACGATCTTTTTCATGTGGTAGCCAAATATGGACGAGAGGTAATGGATAGGGTTAGGGTAGATCAAGCGAATCAACTCAAAGAAGACAAAAAAGCTCGTCGTTGGATTAAGCGTTCACGCTGGATCCTTTTGAAAAATAGAGACAATCTAGACGTAAATCAACAGAGTTATTTAGATGAAATACTTTCGGTAAACCACGATTTAATGGTGACTCATTTGCTAGGAGAGCAATTAAAAGAGCTCTGGTATTGTGACTCAGAAACGCAGGCAATAGAACTATGGGATGTATGGTGGCAACAGGTAAATGAGAGTGGGATCAAACCACTAATCAGTTTTGCACGAAAGTTAAAACCATACCTTCACGGAATTGTTAGTTCGTCTTTATATCGATTAAATACATGTACACTGGAAGGAATAAATAACAAAATTAAGTTAATCAAAAGAATGGGGTATGGCTACAGAGATACGGACTATTTCTTTATGAAGATAAAAGCGGCTTTCCCCGGAAAGCCGCGATGA
- the putP gene encoding sodium/proline symporter PutP, giving the protein MIENNFAITGTFIAYLIMMLAIGVYAYKRTSSSSDYFLGGRTLGPWPAALSAGASDMSGWLLLGLPGYAYAAGLESLWLAGGLLVGTWLNWLICAKRLRTYSMTTDDSLTLPEFLSRRFNDKSKLIQTISALFILLFFLFYTSSGLVAGGKLFETVFGLDYKVAVVIGTLCVVSYTLFGGFLAVAWTDLVQGLLMSAALMIVPIAAMQGGFGQLSSELVAINPELMTLWTGMDGKPLSAIAIISLVAWGLGYFGQPHILARFQASRTNKDLTTARRIAVVWTALSMFGAVLVGLVGLLYVTGSMPGEAIDGEKVFMLLVNAIFHPVVAGILLAAILAAIMSTADSQLLVSSSALSEDLYKQLVKKDATSKEIVNVGRFAVVALSVIALLLAMNPDSSVLGLVSYAWAGFGAAFGPAIVLSLYWKGMNRNGALAGIIVGGVTIVVWKQLTGGLFDVYEIVPGIIFATIAIIAVSKLTGKPEDKVLKQHEEFERNLVEFE; this is encoded by the coding sequence ATGATTGAAAATAACTTTGCCATTACAGGCACTTTTATCGCTTACTTGATAATGATGTTAGCGATTGGGGTATACGCATATAAACGAACGAGTAGCTCATCAGATTACTTTTTGGGTGGACGAACATTAGGTCCATGGCCGGCAGCATTGTCAGCAGGTGCGTCAGATATGAGTGGTTGGTTACTGCTTGGTTTACCTGGTTACGCTTATGCAGCTGGTTTAGAGTCGTTGTGGCTTGCTGGTGGTTTACTTGTTGGTACATGGTTAAACTGGTTAATTTGTGCAAAACGTTTAAGAACCTATAGCATGACAACGGATGACTCATTAACTCTTCCTGAATTTTTGTCTCGCCGTTTTAATGACAAATCGAAACTCATTCAAACCATTTCAGCTCTATTCATTCTACTTTTCTTCCTTTTCTATACGAGTTCTGGTTTGGTTGCTGGTGGTAAGTTATTTGAGACTGTATTTGGTTTAGATTACAAAGTGGCTGTGGTAATTGGAACATTATGTGTCGTCTCATATACCTTATTCGGTGGATTTTTAGCCGTTGCATGGACCGATCTTGTTCAAGGTCTTTTAATGTCTGCTGCGTTGATGATTGTACCTATTGCAGCTATGCAAGGTGGTTTCGGACAATTGAGTTCAGAGCTTGTCGCAATTAACCCTGAGTTAATGACCTTATGGACAGGAATGGATGGCAAACCACTAAGTGCAATTGCAATCATTTCATTAGTGGCATGGGGCCTTGGTTACTTTGGACAACCACATATTTTGGCTCGTTTCCAAGCTTCCCGTACAAATAAAGATTTAACGACAGCGCGTCGTATTGCTGTTGTATGGACTGCTCTATCCATGTTTGGCGCCGTACTTGTTGGTCTTGTTGGCTTACTATATGTAACAGGTTCTATGCCAGGTGAGGCGATTGATGGTGAAAAAGTATTTATGTTGTTAGTAAATGCGATTTTCCATCCGGTTGTTGCTGGTATTTTATTAGCTGCTATTTTAGCGGCAATAATGAGTACGGCGGATTCGCAATTACTTGTATCTTCTTCGGCGCTATCTGAAGATCTTTACAAACAATTAGTGAAGAAAGACGCAACAAGCAAAGAGATCGTAAATGTGGGTCGTTTCGCTGTCGTTGCTTTGTCTGTTATCGCTCTATTATTAGCAATGAATCCTGATAGTTCTGTTCTTGGTCTCGTATCTTACGCATGGGCAGGTTTTGGTGCGGCATTTGGTCCAGCGATTGTACTTAGCCTTTATTGGAAAGGAATGAACCGTAATGGTGCTCTTGCTGGTATTATTGTTGGTGGGGTAACGATTGTTGTTTGGAAGCAATTAACTGGCGGTTTATTTGATGTCTATGAGATTGTTCCTGGAATTATCTTTGCAACTATTGCAATTATTGCCGTTAGTAAATTAACAGGTAAGCCTGAAGATAAAGTACTAAAACAGCATGAAGAGTTTGAACGTAACCTAGTTGAGTTTGAATAA
- a CDS encoding helix-turn-helix transcriptional regulator, translating to MEIDWISPTQIIMLPEERELHSHHYHQLVIGLKGQAEFEINNNLSVIYAGKVAVIPANQEHAFLSLYQSEILVLNFPQFFTDDELASRVKKLFCKMGYYQLDSQIQHLIQLLVCEIQSNIDDHLLSRTCSNTIISLLERHLIDENSAKKIKRLNPDVIDNFITLHLGTKITIAQLASTVFLGESQFYAIFKQEFGLTPHQYIVTKRIEYSKKLLRESTLTVGEIAQQAGFANQSAFSHAFMKKVGDSPSHYRNMNFIRN from the coding sequence ATGGAAATTGACTGGATTTCACCAACTCAAATCATAATGTTGCCGGAAGAAAGAGAACTGCATTCTCATCACTATCATCAATTAGTGATAGGTTTGAAAGGACAAGCTGAGTTTGAAATAAATAATAATTTAAGTGTTATTTATGCTGGTAAAGTAGCAGTTATTCCGGCGAATCAAGAGCATGCTTTTTTAAGTTTGTATCAATCAGAAATATTAGTCCTTAATTTTCCTCAGTTTTTTACTGATGATGAATTGGCATCAAGAGTTAAAAAATTGTTTTGTAAAATGGGCTATTATCAGCTTGATAGTCAAATTCAGCACTTAATTCAATTATTGGTGTGTGAAATACAATCAAATATTGATGATCATTTACTAAGCAGAACATGCAGTAACACGATAATTTCCCTGTTAGAGCGTCATTTAATTGATGAAAATTCAGCAAAAAAAATAAAACGTTTAAATCCAGATGTGATCGACAATTTTATAACACTACATCTCGGAACTAAGATCACAATTGCACAGTTAGCAAGCACTGTTTTTTTAGGGGAGAGTCAATTTTATGCCATTTTTAAGCAAGAATTTGGTTTAACTCCACATCAGTATATCGTTACAAAGCGTATTGAGTACTCAAAGAAATTATTAAGAGAAAGTACCCTTACTGTAGGTGAAATTGCACAACAAGCTGGTTTTGCTAATCAAAGTGCTTTTAGCCATGCTTTTATGAAAAAAGTGGGAGATTCTCCCAGCCACTACCGTAATATGAACTTTATTCGTAATTAA
- a CDS encoding SUMF1/EgtB/PvdO family nonheme iron enzyme — translation MNRKGLPALALILSPALFTPVALANTETQITAPAADSVASIDAKLDHKRSEVKQLEGTVRNDQNRLRDLRNQSDSLDKKAEQLDAKRKLAQRNLDEQYNRMIDDPDLDITPFQKQYQDSWKEVKENQIAKLAIQQDIQEQTRVLKSNNAKKQRALDELEILGESRQEARVLRLQEELAAQDSLDVIHTITCKMSMTLEACASQGKTLSMQKAVNNFQQQLINGFTETDIVKQHVDSVSLNIHVLDSAIIDSGFNGSNRYTTKLQASLRARPNSTAACQLLGLENRYCIEQSNSSSLNDKIKKEKKWVGITIRSNRHEDNVTVNGVNYGSTPVDVMLPAGQHQITVEKSGFEPYRRQMSLTKDITVWADLKEQENRPKPGKKFSDRLGNNQLAPQMVVIGSGNFHIGKNAANNVTISKAYSIGATPVTVNQFNAFVASTGYITEAEKGAGCNAINGGETKRHQNQNWRKPGFEQSKNAPAVCISKNDAETYAQWLTKQTGFKYALPTEAQWEIAARAGSKDAYWWGDDIGSGNANTGWGGSTWANKSTSPVGSFGANPYGVYDTAGNVWEWTNAKSGIVRGGAWSFAPTKAKAYESLELNPSTSANYTGFRVVREL, via the coding sequence ATGAATCGTAAAGGACTACCCGCACTAGCTTTAATCTTGTCACCAGCGCTCTTTACGCCAGTTGCGCTTGCCAATACTGAAACACAAATAACAGCTCCAGCTGCTGATTCAGTCGCGTCTATTGATGCGAAGCTTGATCATAAACGCAGTGAAGTTAAACAACTTGAAGGAACTGTTAGAAATGACCAAAATCGACTACGTGATTTACGTAATCAAAGTGATTCTTTAGACAAAAAAGCAGAACAATTAGATGCGAAACGTAAGTTAGCTCAGCGCAACTTAGATGAGCAATACAACCGCATGATTGATGACCCTGATCTTGATATCACTCCTTTCCAAAAACAATACCAAGACTCGTGGAAAGAAGTAAAAGAAAATCAGATTGCTAAGCTTGCTATTCAACAAGATATTCAAGAACAAACTCGTGTTCTAAAAAGCAATAATGCTAAAAAACAACGTGCATTAGACGAACTGGAAATTCTTGGAGAATCACGCCAAGAAGCTCGCGTTCTTCGTTTACAAGAAGAACTAGCAGCACAAGATAGTTTAGATGTTATTCATACCATTACATGTAAAATGTCGATGACCCTTGAAGCATGTGCAAGCCAAGGTAAAACATTGAGCATGCAAAAAGCGGTAAATAACTTCCAACAACAACTCATCAATGGTTTTACTGAAACAGATATCGTAAAACAACACGTTGATAGTGTATCGTTAAATATTCACGTATTAGATAGCGCTATTATTGATAGTGGTTTTAATGGTAGTAACCGTTACACAACTAAGCTTCAAGCTTCTTTACGTGCTCGTCCTAACTCTACTGCTGCTTGTCAACTTCTTGGACTTGAAAACCGTTACTGTATTGAGCAATCAAACTCTTCTTCTTTGAACGATAAAATCAAAAAAGAGAAGAAATGGGTAGGTATTACTATTCGTTCAAATCGTCATGAAGATAACGTAACAGTAAATGGCGTTAATTACGGTAGTACACCAGTAGACGTTATGCTTCCAGCTGGTCAACATCAGATCACTGTTGAGAAGTCAGGTTTCGAACCTTACCGTCGCCAAATGTCATTAACTAAAGACATTACTGTATGGGCTGATCTTAAAGAGCAAGAAAACCGTCCAAAACCAGGTAAAAAGTTTTCTGACCGATTAGGTAACAACCAATTAGCTCCTCAAATGGTAGTTATTGGTTCTGGTAATTTCCACATTGGTAAAAACGCAGCTAACAATGTAACGATTTCTAAAGCTTACTCTATTGGTGCAACACCTGTTACTGTAAATCAATTTAATGCATTTGTTGCTAGTACAGGTTATATCACTGAAGCTGAAAAAGGCGCAGGTTGTAATGCTATCAATGGCGGCGAAACCAAACGTCACCAAAACCAAAACTGGCGTAAACCGGGTTTTGAGCAATCTAAAAACGCTCCTGCCGTTTGTATTTCTAAAAATGATGCTGAAACTTACGCTCAATGGTTAACAAAACAGACAGGCTTTAAGTACGCACTTCCAACAGAAGCACAGTGGGAAATTGCAGCTCGTGCAGGTAGCAAAGATGCATACTGGTGGGGTGACGATATTGGTTCAGGTAATGCAAACACAGGTTGGGGCGGCTCAACGTGGGCTAACAAGTCAACATCTCCTGTAGGCAGCTTTGGCGCAAACCCTTATGGTGTTTACGATACGGCAGGTAACGTATGGGAATGGACAAATGCGAAATCAGGTATCGTTCGTGGTGGCGCATGGAGCTTTGCACCAACAAAAGCAAAAGCTTATGAATCACTAGAATTGAACCCATCAACCAGTGCTAACTACACAGGTTTCCGAGTAGTTCGCGAGTTATAA
- a CDS encoding siderophore ABC transporter substrate-binding protein, with the protein MKKSIATMLFGLLVSASSYAETITVSHQLGKTTLETKPQRVVVIGTGTLDAIDYFGIKPVAVTQATTMPSYLLKYKTKEYASSGSLSEPDFETIYMQKPDVIIIGSRAVKAYKDLSEIAPTIVFAADSTGYWKSTQQQWRMLGNIFEIQDKVEAKIASVDAEFNAIAEHNKANNVAALTVMSAGGNITTFGAQSRFSSIYKDFGFKEAVEGIKESRHGDLVSYEFIRDVNPSNLLIIDKDKLINKDKSRTREEFANPLVKATDAYKNGSLTYLDINAWYLAISGVTATDQMIADVKQSIHL; encoded by the coding sequence ATGAAAAAAAGTATCGCTACAATGTTATTTGGTTTATTAGTTTCTGCATCAAGTTATGCTGAAACGATTACTGTTTCTCATCAATTAGGCAAAACGACGCTTGAGACAAAACCTCAACGTGTTGTTGTTATTGGTACAGGAACGTTAGATGCCATTGATTATTTTGGTATTAAACCAGTTGCGGTAACTCAGGCGACGACAATGCCTTCTTACTTACTGAAGTATAAAACGAAAGAATATGCTTCTTCTGGTAGCTTAAGTGAGCCTGATTTTGAAACTATTTACATGCAAAAACCGGATGTGATCATTATTGGTTCACGAGCGGTAAAAGCATATAAAGATCTGTCTGAAATCGCACCAACAATCGTATTTGCTGCTGACTCTACGGGCTATTGGAAAAGCACACAACAACAATGGCGTATGCTAGGTAATATTTTTGAAATTCAAGATAAAGTTGAAGCGAAAATCGCTAGCGTAGATGCTGAATTTAACGCTATTGCTGAACACAATAAAGCAAATAATGTTGCAGCATTAACGGTTATGAGTGCTGGTGGTAATATCACAACCTTCGGAGCTCAATCGCGTTTTTCTTCTATTTATAAAGACTTTGGATTTAAAGAGGCGGTAGAGGGTATTAAAGAATCTCGTCATGGTGATTTGGTATCGTATGAATTTATCCGTGATGTAAACCCATCAAACCTTCTGATTATTGATAAAGATAAATTGATCAATAAAGATAAAAGTCGTACACGTGAAGAGTTTGCTAACCCATTAGTAAAAGCAACTGATGCATATAAGAACGGTAGCTTAACTTACCTAGACATTAATGCATGGTATTTAGCGATTTCTGGCGTTACTGCAACCGATCAAATGATTGCTGATGTAAAACAGTCTATTCATCTTTAA
- a CDS encoding glutaredoxin family protein — translation MKVIRFVLGKVILGLDCVFSPSGVKRDPAKQTEIDAETAKYSLYQFEACPFCVKVRRTIKRQSLNIELRDAKNNEEHRAALLAGGGRIKVPCLRIDNENGETQWMYESADIMSFLESKYP, via the coding sequence ATGAAAGTCATTCGTTTCGTGCTTGGTAAGGTTATTTTAGGTTTGGATTGTGTATTTTCTCCTTCAGGAGTTAAGCGAGATCCTGCTAAACAGACTGAAATTGATGCAGAAACAGCAAAGTATTCTTTGTACCAATTTGAAGCGTGTCCTTTTTGTGTGAAAGTGCGTCGAACGATTAAACGTCAATCACTGAACATTGAATTACGAGATGCAAAAAATAATGAAGAGCACAGAGCCGCTTTGTTAGCGGGAGGTGGAAGAATAAAAGTACCATGCTTGCGTATTGATAATGAAAATGGTGAAACACAATGGATGTATGAGTCTGCCGACATTATGTCATTTTTAGAAAGTAAATATCCTTAA
- a CDS encoding aldehyde dehydrogenase family protein — MTKMTQIIDSVFSQGLAEWQSESASLRVEKLLTWANQLAENPHCGVLAAKMVRYQCQRAQQLITDVELMPGPTGESNELYTAPRGVFYITSDKKASVVALIGQITAALVAGNAIIVALSGEDSEVASVIVNSLHEVNVPEFTVQQVDREAVDINDERLAGVCFVGDIQKAIELNQQLAQRDGLLAQLIAETDQEGLTTITDPHFVLRFITERTRTINVTAVGGNATLLELGGGNH, encoded by the coding sequence ATGACTAAAATGACACAAATCATTGATTCGGTGTTTTCTCAAGGATTGGCTGAGTGGCAATCTGAGTCAGCATCACTTCGAGTTGAAAAATTACTTACTTGGGCAAATCAGTTAGCTGAGAATCCGCATTGTGGTGTACTTGCGGCTAAAATGGTTCGATATCAATGTCAACGAGCGCAACAACTTATCACTGACGTTGAGTTAATGCCCGGACCGACAGGTGAAAGTAATGAACTTTATACCGCTCCAAGAGGTGTTTTTTACATCACATCGGATAAAAAAGCATCGGTTGTTGCATTAATTGGTCAAATAACTGCAGCATTAGTAGCCGGAAACGCTATTATTGTCGCCCTTTCGGGTGAAGACTCTGAAGTGGCTTCTGTCATTGTTAATAGTTTGCATGAGGTGAATGTTCCTGAATTTACCGTTCAGCAAGTGGATAGAGAAGCAGTAGACATAAATGATGAGCGATTAGCTGGTGTCTGTTTTGTTGGAGATATTCAAAAAGCAATTGAATTGAATCAACAATTAGCACAAAGGGATGGATTATTAGCGCAATTGATCGCAGAAACGGATCAAGAAGGTTTAACGACAATTACTGATCCTCATTTTGTTCTACGCTTTATTACTGAGCGCACTCGAACAATTAATGTTACAGCGGTAGGTGGTAACGCTACGCTGCTGGAACTTGGAGGTGGTAACCACTGA
- the putA gene encoding bifunctional proline dehydrogenase/L-glutamate gamma-semialdehyde dehydrogenase PutA: MFQAKEVLSSSIIEQPLESLWSAISPLYMVDEAKWLHQLLPLAKPTDREAVMMEKHAAILIQRVRDDKKAVQMIDALLLEYSLDTKEGILLMCLAEALMRIPDTETADALIRDKLSVADWKSHLKNSDSTFVNASTWGLLLTGKVVSMDVKADGSPSNALSRLVNKFSEPVIRQAMNQAMKIMGHQFVLGRTIEEAQKKGLSMREKGYTYSFDMLGEAALTQTDAHKYFKDYIMAIESVGRAASIANSPEPTVSIKLSALHPRYEVANKERVMNEMYQSVLQLLERARELDVGITIDAEEMDRLELSLELFEKLYRSDIVKGWGKFGLVVQAYSKRALPVLVWLTALSKEQGDLIPLRLVKGAYWDTELKLSQQFGFARYPVFTRKEATDVSYLACARYLLSEHVKGKIFPQFASHNAHTVAAIASMATHDEFEFQRLHGMGDALYEHAMDMFNRSVRIYAPVGSHKDLLPYLVRRLLENGANSSFVHRLVDANCPIESLTVHPVDSLLACPSLENQLIPLPPYIFSDRKNSYSINLDVESEAHPFEHQVKEQMKTYWQGGPIVNNIRDYESMIKEHGSALHVISSPYDRGNDVGSLVWSSQEQVSNALDIAHDYFPIWQQTPVAERADYLEALADKLEMNMPELVALCHKEAGKTIHDSIDEVREAVDFCRYYAVQAKLNFTTAETIVGFDDISRQIERQGRGVFVCISPWNFPLAIFLGQVTAALVAGNTVIAKPAEQTSLIAVRAIELLLETGIAPQAVHLLPGDGKTVGAPLTSDHRVAGVAFTGSTETAQLINRTLANRLIEGEGVSPVPFIAETGGQNAMIVDSTALPEQVVRDVMRSAFASAGQRCSALRVLFVQQDIADRIINLIKGAMAELSVGLPELHCTDVGPVIDVRAKDKLMAHIERMTKEGVLVAQADLPNWSEKGDFVPPSAFEIESIKQLENEQFGPILHIVRFKASDIDKVISEINSTGFGLTMGIHSRNEVTYTRIEKNIKVGNCYINRDQVGAVVGVQPFGGQGLSGTGPKAGGPRYLMRYTKANTTTLK; the protein is encoded by the coding sequence ATGTTTCAAGCGAAAGAAGTATTGTCCTCATCTATAATTGAGCAACCGTTAGAATCATTATGGTCTGCTATTTCTCCTCTCTACATGGTTGATGAAGCCAAGTGGCTGCACCAGCTATTGCCATTAGCTAAACCAACAGACCGTGAAGCCGTTATGATGGAAAAGCACGCAGCGATACTGATACAGCGTGTTCGTGATGACAAAAAAGCGGTGCAAATGATAGATGCACTTTTGCTCGAGTACAGTTTAGATACTAAGGAAGGCATATTATTAATGTGTCTTGCTGAGGCGCTAATGCGTATTCCTGACACTGAAACTGCGGATGCATTAATTCGAGATAAATTGAGTGTTGCAGATTGGAAGTCTCATTTAAAAAACTCAGATTCTACCTTTGTGAATGCTTCTACATGGGGACTTCTTTTAACGGGTAAAGTTGTATCTATGGATGTCAAAGCTGATGGTTCTCCATCTAATGCCTTGAGCCGACTCGTTAATAAATTTTCAGAGCCTGTGATTCGCCAAGCAATGAATCAAGCCATGAAAATAATGGGGCATCAGTTCGTACTTGGGCGAACCATAGAAGAAGCTCAGAAAAAAGGGTTATCGATGCGAGAGAAAGGGTATACCTATTCTTTCGATATGCTAGGTGAAGCGGCATTAACGCAAACGGATGCTCATAAGTATTTTAAAGATTACATCATGGCTATTGAAAGCGTTGGCCGTGCTGCAAGTATTGCGAATTCCCCAGAACCAACGGTTTCAATCAAATTGTCAGCATTGCATCCTCGTTATGAAGTTGCGAATAAAGAACGAGTCATGAATGAGATGTACCAATCTGTGCTGCAATTATTAGAACGTGCACGAGAATTGGATGTGGGTATTACTATCGATGCAGAAGAAATGGATCGTTTAGAGTTATCTCTTGAGCTTTTTGAAAAGTTATATCGTAGCGACATAGTAAAAGGGTGGGGAAAGTTCGGACTGGTTGTTCAAGCTTATTCGAAACGAGCGTTGCCGGTTTTGGTATGGTTAACGGCGTTATCAAAAGAACAAGGAGACCTCATTCCACTTAGGTTAGTAAAAGGTGCATATTGGGATACGGAATTAAAATTATCTCAACAGTTTGGATTTGCACGATATCCTGTCTTTACTCGTAAAGAGGCCACTGACGTATCTTATTTAGCTTGCGCTCGTTACTTATTAAGCGAGCATGTAAAAGGTAAGATTTTCCCACAGTTTGCTAGTCATAATGCACACACAGTTGCTGCCATTGCCTCTATGGCAACACATGATGAATTCGAATTTCAACGACTGCATGGTATGGGGGATGCACTTTATGAACACGCTATGGATATGTTTAATCGCAGTGTTCGTATTTATGCACCAGTAGGCAGCCATAAAGATTTACTGCCATATCTTGTAAGACGTTTATTAGAGAATGGAGCTAACAGCTCTTTTGTTCATCGTTTGGTTGATGCGAATTGTCCAATTGAAAGCTTAACGGTTCATCCTGTTGATTCTTTATTAGCGTGTCCATCATTAGAGAATCAATTAATTCCACTACCACCATATATTTTCTCTGATCGTAAAAATTCATACAGCATTAACTTAGATGTTGAAAGTGAAGCCCATCCATTTGAACATCAAGTAAAAGAACAAATGAAAACGTATTGGCAGGGCGGTCCAATCGTGAACAACATCCGAGATTACGAAAGCATGATCAAGGAACATGGTTCTGCGCTTCATGTTATTAGCTCTCCTTATGATCGTGGAAATGACGTTGGTTCATTGGTCTGGAGTTCACAAGAGCAAGTATCCAACGCGTTAGATATTGCTCATGATTACTTTCCTATTTGGCAGCAAACGCCAGTGGCTGAGCGAGCTGATTACCTTGAAGCTCTGGCTGATAAGTTAGAGATGAACATGCCTGAACTTGTCGCTTTATGTCATAAAGAAGCAGGAAAAACGATTCATGATAGTATCGATGAAGTGCGTGAAGCGGTGGATTTTTGTCGTTATTACGCAGTTCAAGCTAAATTGAATTTTACAACGGCAGAAACCATCGTCGGTTTTGATGATATTTCTCGCCAAATTGAACGTCAAGGGCGAGGTGTTTTTGTTTGTATTAGCCCTTGGAATTTCCCTCTTGCCATTTTCTTAGGTCAAGTAACGGCAGCATTAGTTGCTGGTAATACGGTTATAGCTAAGCCAGCAGAACAAACGTCATTGATTGCAGTTCGAGCTATTGAATTGTTATTAGAGACGGGAATAGCTCCGCAAGCGGTACATTTATTACCGGGTGATGGGAAAACCGTCGGTGCTCCATTGACCTCTGATCATCGTGTGGCTGGCGTTGCTTTTACTGGTTCAACTGAAACTGCACAACTCATCAATCGCACCTTAGCGAACCGTTTAATTGAGGGAGAAGGGGTTTCTCCAGTCCCTTTTATTGCTGAAACGGGTGGCCAAAATGCCATGATAGTAGACAGCACTGCATTACCTGAACAAGTGGTACGTGATGTAATGCGCTCCGCGTTTGCCTCTGCCGGTCAGCGTTGTTCAGCTTTACGAGTGTTATTTGTTCAACAAGATATTGCCGATAGAATTATCAACCTTATTAAAGGGGCAATGGCTGAGCTAAGTGTCGGATTGCCTGAGTTACACTGTACTGATGTTGGGCCAGTTATTGATGTGCGTGCGAAAGATAAGTTGATGGCGCACATTGAAAGAATGACAAAAGAAGGTGTGCTGGTTGCACAAGCCGATCTACCTAATTGGTCTGAAAAGGGAGATTTTGTTCCACCAAGTGCGTTTGAAATTGAATCAATTAAACAATTAGAAAATGAACAGTTTGGTCCGATTCTTCATATTGTTCGTTTTAAAGCCAGCGATATAGATAAGGTCATTTCTGAGATTAATTCGACCGGATTTGGATTAACCATGGGGATCCACAGCCGTAATGAAGTGACATACACACGGATAGAGAAAAACATCAAAGTGGGTAACTGCTATATCAATCGTGATCAAGTTGGTGCCGTCGTTGGTGTTCAACCGTTTGGTGGGCAAGGGTTATCGGGAACTGGACCTAAAGCGGGTGGACCTCGTTATCTAATGCGTTATACAAAAGCAAATACAACGACTTTAAAATGA